The following proteins are co-located in the Paenibacillus sp. FSL H8-0079 genome:
- a CDS encoding ABC-F family ATP-binding cassette domain-containing protein, with product MSILNVEKLSHGFGDRAIFNDVSFRLLKGEHIGLIGANGEGKSTFMNIITGKLQPDEGKVEWSKRMRVGYLDQHAVLNKGQSIRDILRGAFQYLFDMEQEMNDMYGKMGDVTPEELEQLLEDVGTIQDTLTNQDFYMIDAKVDETARGLGLTDIGLDKDVNDLSGGQRTKVLLAKLLLEKPDILLLDEPTNYLDELHIEWLKRYLQEYENAFILISHDIPFLNSVINLIYHMENQNLTRYVGDYDHFQEVHEMRKQQLESAYKRQQQEIADLKDFVARNKASVATRNMAMSRQKKLDKMDVIEIAKEKPKPQFNFRDARTSGKLIFETKGLVIGYNEPLSRPLDLRMERGQKIALVGANGIGKTTLMRSILGEIQALEGTVQRGEHLEIGYFQQEMKDANYNTCIEEIWQEFPSYTQFEVRAALAKCGLTTKHIESKVAVLSGGEKAKVRLCKLINNETNLLVLDEPTNHLDVDAKEELKRALKAYKGSILLISHEPEFYRDVVTETWNCESWTTKVF from the coding sequence ATGAGCATATTAAATGTAGAAAAATTAAGTCACGGTTTTGGTGACCGTGCTATCTTTAACGACGTTTCATTCCGCCTCTTGAAGGGCGAACATATTGGTCTGATCGGGGCCAATGGTGAAGGTAAATCCACCTTCATGAACATTATTACAGGCAAGCTTCAGCCGGATGAAGGCAAGGTAGAGTGGTCCAAACGGATGCGTGTTGGTTATCTGGACCAGCATGCTGTATTGAACAAAGGCCAATCGATCCGTGACATACTTCGCGGTGCGTTCCAGTATTTGTTCGACATGGAACAGGAAATGAATGATATGTATGGCAAAATGGGCGATGTGACTCCAGAGGAGCTTGAACAACTTCTTGAAGACGTGGGTACGATTCAGGATACACTGACGAACCAGGATTTCTACATGATCGACGCCAAAGTGGATGAAACCGCACGTGGTCTGGGTCTGACAGATATCGGCCTGGATAAAGACGTCAATGATCTGAGTGGTGGACAGCGTACCAAAGTACTGCTTGCTAAGTTACTGCTGGAAAAACCTGATATTTTGCTGCTCGATGAGCCTACGAACTATCTGGATGAATTGCATATCGAATGGCTGAAACGCTATTTGCAGGAATATGAGAATGCTTTTATTCTGATCTCTCACGATATTCCGTTCTTGAACAGTGTTATCAACTTGATCTATCACATGGAGAACCAGAATCTAACTCGCTATGTGGGCGATTATGATCATTTCCAGGAAGTGCATGAGATGAGAAAACAGCAGCTTGAGTCGGCGTACAAACGCCAACAACAAGAGATTGCTGACCTCAAGGATTTTGTAGCGCGTAACAAAGCAAGTGTAGCTACACGCAATATGGCGATGTCCAGACAGAAGAAGCTCGACAAGATGGATGTCATCGAGATCGCCAAGGAGAAACCGAAACCGCAGTTCAACTTCCGTGATGCAAGAACATCCGGCAAGCTCATTTTCGAAACCAAAGGTCTTGTGATTGGTTACAATGAACCGTTGTCCAGACCACTGGATCTGCGTATGGAACGCGGACAGAAGATTGCCCTTGTTGGTGCGAACGGAATCGGTAAAACAACCCTGATGCGCAGTATTCTGGGTGAAATTCAAGCTCTGGAAGGGACCGTTCAACGCGGTGAACATCTGGAGATTGGTTACTTCCAGCAAGAGATGAAGGATGCCAACTACAATACGTGTATTGAAGAGATCTGGCAGGAGTTCCCTTCCTATACCCAATTCGAGGTGCGTGCTGCACTTGCGAAATGTGGATTGACTACAAAACACATTGAGAGCAAGGTAGCTGTACTAAGTGGTGGCGAGAAAGCTAAAGTGCGTCTCTGTAAGCTGATCAATAACGAAACCAACCTGCTTGTACTTGATGAGCCGACGAACCATTTGGACGTTGATGCCAAGGAAGAGTTGAAACGTGCACTCAAGGCTTACAAAGGCAGTATTCTTCTGATTTCCCATGAACCGGAATTTTATCGTGACGTGGTTACGGAGACGTGGAACTGTGAGTCGTGGACGACGAAAGTATTTTAA
- the cysI gene encoding assimilatory sulfite reductase (NADPH) hemoprotein subunit, protein MAYNNLLNPQRTNSDVEDIKIKSDYLRGSLTETLADRITGAIPEDDNRLMKHHGSYMQDDRDLRNERHKSKLEPAYQFMLRVRASGGIVTPEQWLMMDSVAHKYANETIRLTTRQSFQLHGVLKWDLKNTIREVNDSLLSTLAACGDVNRNVMCNPNPNQSDVHAEVYEWACQVSNHLDPRTRAYHELWLDGEKVIDSQDSDEEVEPIYGKVYLPRKFKIGIAVPPSNDVDVFSQDLGFIAIVENGKLQGFNVSVGGGMGMSHGDSKTYPQVSKVIGFCTPEQMIDVAEKTVMIQRDHGDRAVRKHARFKYTLDDRGVEWFIEELTTRLGWKLDVARPYHFETNGDRYGWVKGNNGRWHYTLFIQNGRVKDVDGYPLMTGLREIAKVHTGDFRLTANQNLIIGNISSQKKKKIEALIQQYNLTDGAHYSALRRSSMACVALPTCGLAMAESERYLPSLIDKLEPVLDEAGLRDKEIVIRMTGCPNGCARPMLAEISFIGKAPGKYNMYLGGSFTGHRLNKLYKENIGETEILDTLTPMVNQYAKERNEGEHFGDFVIRAGYVPEVLDGRQFHA, encoded by the coding sequence ATGGCTTATAATAACTTACTTAACCCACAGCGCACGAATAGCGATGTGGAAGATATAAAGATCAAAAGTGATTACTTGCGCGGAAGTCTGACCGAAACGTTGGCTGATCGTATCACGGGTGCAATTCCCGAGGACGACAACCGTCTAATGAAACACCACGGCAGCTACATGCAGGATGATCGTGACCTGCGTAACGAGCGTCACAAATCAAAACTGGAGCCTGCATACCAATTCATGTTGCGTGTGCGTGCTTCCGGGGGCATTGTAACGCCAGAGCAATGGTTAATGATGGACAGTGTTGCACATAAATATGCGAACGAGACGATTCGTCTGACCACACGTCAGTCTTTTCAACTGCATGGCGTACTCAAGTGGGATCTCAAGAACACCATTCGCGAAGTGAACGATTCATTGCTAAGCACACTGGCTGCATGTGGTGACGTGAACCGTAACGTGATGTGTAACCCGAATCCGAATCAGTCCGATGTGCATGCAGAAGTGTATGAGTGGGCATGTCAGGTGAGCAATCATCTGGACCCTCGCACGCGGGCCTACCATGAGCTGTGGCTTGATGGAGAGAAAGTGATTGATTCCCAGGATTCTGACGAAGAAGTTGAACCGATCTATGGCAAAGTATATTTGCCACGTAAGTTCAAAATCGGCATTGCTGTACCGCCATCCAATGATGTGGACGTCTTTTCACAGGATCTTGGCTTTATTGCTATTGTGGAGAACGGCAAGCTGCAGGGCTTCAACGTTTCCGTTGGCGGTGGCATGGGGATGTCTCATGGTGACTCCAAAACCTATCCTCAAGTTTCGAAAGTTATTGGGTTCTGTACACCAGAGCAAATGATTGATGTTGCAGAGAAAACAGTCATGATTCAGCGCGATCATGGTGATCGTGCGGTTCGTAAACATGCTCGTTTCAAATATACGCTGGATGACCGTGGTGTGGAGTGGTTTATCGAAGAGTTGACTACCCGTTTGGGTTGGAAGCTGGATGTGGCACGTCCGTATCATTTTGAGACTAATGGAGATCGATATGGTTGGGTAAAAGGCAATAATGGCAGATGGCACTACACGCTGTTCATTCAGAATGGTCGTGTAAAGGATGTTGACGGCTATCCGCTCATGACGGGTCTGCGTGAAATTGCCAAAGTGCATACGGGTGATTTCCGTCTGACGGCGAACCAGAATCTGATTATCGGTAATATCAGCAGCCAGAAGAAGAAAAAGATCGAAGCACTCATTCAACAGTACAACCTGACCGATGGTGCGCATTACTCTGCGCTGCGCAGAAGTTCGATGGCTTGTGTTGCACTTCCGACCTGTGGTCTGGCAATGGCTGAGTCCGAACGTTACTTGCCATCTTTGATCGATAAACTGGAGCCAGTACTGGACGAAGCAGGGCTGAGAGACAAAGAGATTGTCATTCGCATGACCGGCTGCCCGAACGGATGTGCAAGACCGATGCTTGCGGAGATTTCATTTATCGGTAAAGCGCCGGGTAAATACAATATGTATCTCGGAGGCAGCTTCACCGGACATCGATTGAACAAGCTGTACAAAGAAAACATTGGCGAAACCGAGATTCTGGATACGTTGACTCCAATGGTGAACCAATATGCCAAAGAGCGCAATGAAGGTGAACATTTCGGAGACTTTGTCATTCGTGCAGGATATGTTCCTGAAGTGCTGGATGGTCGACAATTTCATGCTTAA
- a CDS encoding SET domain-containing protein, protein MIEVKQSKLGDGGEFNRGVFATVDIAKGTLIHQAPVVPYPNEDHEHVEKTILEDYVFEYGANHTAILLGYGSLINHSYEPNATYDINFDNHTFDFYAYTDIKAGDEIVINYNGEEDSMDPLWFLDDYEERMLEFNKSNDDEDEKETETQSLDTDTSK, encoded by the coding sequence ATGATTGAAGTAAAACAATCCAAGTTGGGTGATGGTGGTGAGTTTAACCGCGGGGTATTTGCTACCGTTGATATTGCCAAAGGAACGCTTATCCATCAGGCACCCGTTGTGCCTTACCCAAATGAAGATCATGAGCATGTCGAAAAAACGATTCTGGAAGATTACGTGTTCGAATATGGGGCGAATCATACCGCCATTCTGCTCGGCTACGGCAGTCTGATCAACCACTCCTATGAACCTAACGCTACTTATGATATCAATTTTGATAACCACACCTTTGACTTCTACGCGTACACAGATATCAAGGCTGGCGATGAAATCGTGATTAATTACAACGGTGAGGAAGACAGCATGGACCCACTATGGTTCCTGGACGACTACGAAGAGCGTATGCTGGAGTTCAATAAATCCAATGATGATGAGGATGAAAAAGAGACTGAAACCCAGTCCCTGGATACGGACACGAGTAAATAA
- a CDS encoding S-layer homology domain-containing protein: MDKLRKPMIFMLSATLALSSGPLMLPSKAYADLNSIPATLLQDDFTDGDFTASPAWNVSSGNWEVIADPTDASNSTLFQSDTNEGIISTGDSMSDMTVSMRFYTGAGQGYPGILPRFQDKSNFYYFQMQVPNNKLVFSKRVNGTDTPLKTVDYAFAKDTWYTLKVVLSGTSIRGYIVENGSDRLVFDLIDPTYGSGTVGIRNKWQSVHADDVTIAEQPPGNDIQLSIAEQTASSVSLQWSEISGASSYRLYRSTAPEGGYSLVTNTGTLGHTDEGLSGDTMYYYKLAYEYGGLTESLWTAPLEVRTTAAAPQAPGELKAEALNATSVKLSWPAVDKSTGYRVVRAESGSDQYEQVYEGKGLVFIDEGLEPGNSYSYRVTAYNAAGESAFTVAEATTYSIDSPAAFAATAVTDTSISLGWNDLSGSDVTYTVSRATSATGTYQQVYSGKESKFNDSGLTMGTGYFYIIQATVDGVVSPASAPLGVATIRTSITPGQLWPDLDGKPIDAHGAGFFYDEQTDMYYWYGEYHKGGWPAVGVRVYSSKDLMNWTDGGMALTTLQSMDDFDNDPLISELYAGREDKVDIWADIRKGRIIERPKVIYNDKTKKYVMWAHMDGDKDPYNDNANYGKARAGYAISDSPTGPFVYQKSYRMDRTPEGEKDYFPSDVGMARDMTLFKDDDGTGYLIYSSEENLTLYISKLTEDYSDVTGWHKEGRTDDKGNPVRDSTYQAEYGVDYVRVFPGGQREAPAMFKYQGKYYILTSGASGWAPNENKVTVADNIFGPWSTQTNPFVRTLQSDPDPGKAFGTQTTSVIPVDPEKGKFIYVGDTWNGGNFSNDAAKYVFLPIEFGIGSDIAIKWYNSWTPDLLNSMGKVDIADPLPEAVALGKVPSLPTTLNVRDGDELVSTPAVWTIDNRAMTAEDFAKPGPLTLQVTTPEYNNKKQAVRVNVIPENTLYFVNSGGYETADYSLMGAYMKGTLANPGTADQMYAPAEGRNWGYVSPDALASGSNGGDIFSTVRYLNGGNVSNSPKGTDLTYTFDVPNGTYDVYAGFNDPWTNASLRANFLINGANTGAVTFTPASVRAHKGISVSDNKLELTVRNTASQDPMISWIMIVKPDAAPPANDSAGLNADVLDSTSATLHWDARLGAASYKLYRSDREQGEYSVVYSGNLREYKDSELNPGTDYYYKVEAFDASGQSVSGLSSAYQVLTEQQTAADIATGITALEQPSAGAKKLKLPVVPKGFTVTIASSSVPSVIQTDGTIVPPSKETTVLLALEITRTSDESKALTEPLTVKVPASVPSSGGNPGSGGNSGGNPSNGSGSSSNGGQSGSGSPGGENPASQPEAQKDRSVLELQGQSDQKGVVQSKVDDPMIKEAFKVAPATDAGQRLVELRLKPVSGANAYEVSLPASALLDQGESHVFNIVTELGTLELPATLLTKDVVGDGTTSIRLMRTELPQTLAGRLGTQHGVQLELQLDGKAWPSGSELVLRLPYQSSPNAQQDRIVAFAIDANGVATPLPQSHYDSNTGEIVFSVTSLTGNYAVVSVEQTFADLSEVQWAEKAMEALAVRGVIGAEVSGDSIQLHPKQEMTRGQYVQWLMTALGLNTASGNAFSDVNEKASYYEAVTAARSLGITGGTGDGRFLPESTITRQEMMTLTVRALAAAGMVDSEIDATDSLTRFRDASEIRSYARDSVALLVNLGIANGYNGEVKPLAEATRAESATLLHAMMSKLVWNK, from the coding sequence TTGGATAAACTCAGGAAACCCATGATATTCATGTTATCTGCAACACTTGCGCTATCCTCCGGACCGCTGATGCTGCCGAGTAAGGCATATGCCGATCTGAACAGTATACCCGCCACGTTGTTGCAGGACGATTTTACGGATGGGGATTTCACTGCATCACCTGCGTGGAACGTAAGCTCAGGCAATTGGGAAGTGATCGCGGACCCAACAGATGCGTCCAACTCCACGCTTTTCCAGAGCGATACCAATGAAGGCATCATCTCCACCGGAGACTCCATGTCGGACATGACCGTGTCCATGCGCTTTTACACGGGAGCCGGTCAAGGGTATCCGGGAATATTGCCGCGGTTTCAGGATAAGAGCAACTTTTACTATTTTCAAATGCAAGTACCTAACAATAAACTCGTTTTCTCGAAAAGGGTAAACGGGACAGATACACCACTGAAAACGGTAGACTATGCGTTTGCCAAAGATACATGGTACACACTCAAAGTGGTGCTGTCGGGTACCTCCATTCGCGGGTATATCGTTGAAAACGGCTCCGATCGGTTGGTATTTGATCTGATCGATCCTACATACGGGTCAGGTACAGTTGGCATTCGAAATAAGTGGCAGTCGGTCCATGCAGATGACGTGACCATCGCCGAGCAGCCGCCAGGGAACGATATTCAGCTCTCCATTGCCGAGCAGACGGCATCTTCGGTTTCCCTGCAATGGTCTGAAATTTCAGGTGCATCGAGCTATCGCCTCTATCGTTCCACTGCCCCTGAAGGCGGTTATTCCCTGGTAACCAATACGGGAACTTTGGGACACACGGATGAAGGATTAAGTGGGGATACGATGTATTATTACAAGCTTGCTTATGAATACGGAGGCCTCACCGAGTCATTATGGACTGCTCCGCTGGAAGTTCGAACGACAGCCGCAGCACCACAGGCTCCGGGCGAATTAAAGGCCGAAGCACTCAATGCCACGAGTGTGAAGCTATCTTGGCCCGCCGTGGACAAGTCAACTGGCTATCGCGTGGTTCGGGCCGAATCTGGAAGTGACCAGTATGAGCAGGTATACGAAGGGAAGGGGCTTGTTTTCATAGATGAGGGGCTTGAGCCCGGTAACAGCTACAGCTATCGTGTAACAGCCTATAACGCAGCTGGGGAGTCAGCATTCACTGTTGCAGAAGCCACTACGTATTCCATTGACTCTCCTGCAGCGTTTGCTGCCACAGCTGTGACGGATACATCGATCTCTCTGGGGTGGAACGACCTTTCTGGTTCTGATGTAACGTATACAGTGTCCCGTGCAACTAGTGCAACGGGGACATATCAACAGGTGTACAGTGGCAAGGAAAGCAAGTTTAACGATAGTGGTCTGACGATGGGTACGGGATATTTTTACATCATCCAGGCAACCGTGGATGGCGTCGTATCTCCAGCTTCTGCACCGTTGGGTGTTGCCACGATTCGTACAAGCATTACACCAGGGCAACTGTGGCCGGATCTGGACGGTAAGCCGATTGATGCGCATGGGGCAGGCTTTTTCTATGATGAACAGACGGATATGTATTACTGGTATGGTGAATACCACAAGGGCGGCTGGCCAGCGGTTGGTGTGCGCGTGTATTCATCCAAGGATCTGATGAACTGGACAGATGGAGGTATGGCTCTAACGACGCTCCAATCCATGGATGATTTTGACAATGACCCGTTGATTTCCGAATTGTATGCAGGACGCGAAGACAAGGTGGATATCTGGGCAGATATTCGCAAAGGACGGATTATTGAACGACCAAAGGTCATCTACAACGACAAAACGAAGAAATACGTGATGTGGGCCCACATGGACGGCGACAAGGACCCTTATAACGATAATGCAAACTACGGTAAAGCGCGGGCTGGTTACGCGATCAGCGACTCTCCGACAGGGCCTTTCGTGTATCAGAAGAGTTACCGAATGGACAGAACCCCCGAAGGAGAGAAAGATTACTTCCCAAGTGATGTGGGGATGGCTCGTGATATGACACTATTTAAGGACGATGACGGCACTGGCTATCTGATCTACTCCAGTGAGGAAAATTTGACGCTGTATATCTCCAAACTGACTGAAGACTACAGTGACGTAACAGGGTGGCATAAGGAAGGACGAACGGATGACAAAGGCAATCCGGTACGTGATTCCACCTATCAGGCGGAATACGGCGTCGATTACGTGCGTGTGTTCCCTGGAGGGCAACGCGAAGCGCCAGCGATGTTCAAGTATCAGGGTAAATACTATATATTAACCTCCGGAGCTTCCGGATGGGCCCCTAACGAAAACAAAGTGACGGTGGCGGACAATATTTTCGGGCCTTGGTCAACGCAGACCAATCCGTTTGTACGTACGTTGCAAAGTGATCCCGATCCAGGCAAAGCATTTGGCACCCAGACCACATCCGTCATTCCGGTCGATCCGGAAAAAGGCAAATTCATTTACGTAGGGGATACGTGGAACGGTGGCAATTTCTCGAATGACGCTGCAAAATACGTGTTCTTGCCAATTGAGTTTGGAATAGGCTCCGACATTGCGATCAAGTGGTATAACAGCTGGACGCCTGACCTGCTGAATTCGATGGGCAAGGTGGATATCGCTGATCCGCTGCCAGAAGCTGTGGCGCTTGGCAAAGTACCCTCCTTGCCTACGACATTGAATGTGCGCGACGGGGATGAACTGGTGTCAACGCCAGCAGTATGGACGATTGATAATCGGGCCATGACGGCGGAAGATTTTGCTAAGCCTGGACCGCTCACGTTACAGGTAACGACACCGGAATATAACAACAAAAAACAGGCGGTTCGTGTAAACGTCATTCCAGAGAATACACTATATTTTGTGAATAGCGGAGGTTATGAAACGGCTGATTATAGTCTCATGGGTGCTTATATGAAAGGAACGCTTGCCAATCCGGGAACAGCGGATCAGATGTACGCTCCGGCAGAGGGACGTAATTGGGGGTATGTCAGCCCAGATGCACTGGCATCCGGTTCGAATGGTGGGGATATATTCTCGACCGTGCGTTATCTGAACGGTGGCAATGTCAGCAATTCTCCTAAAGGCACGGACTTAACCTATACATTTGATGTGCCGAATGGGACATACGACGTGTACGCCGGATTCAACGATCCGTGGACCAATGCATCGCTCAGAGCAAACTTCCTTATCAATGGCGCTAATACGGGTGCAGTCACTTTTACACCTGCCAGTGTGAGAGCGCACAAAGGCATTAGCGTGTCGGACAACAAGCTGGAACTGACCGTGCGCAACACGGCATCGCAGGACCCGATGATTAGTTGGATTATGATCGTTAAACCAGATGCGGCACCACCTGCCAATGACAGTGCTGGCCTCAATGCTGATGTGTTGGATTCAACGAGCGCAACGCTTCACTGGGATGCTCGTCTTGGTGCAGCAAGCTACAAGCTCTACCGCTCAGACCGTGAACAAGGAGAATATAGCGTGGTCTATAGTGGCAATTTGAGAGAATACAAGGACAGTGAGTTGAACCCCGGCACGGATTACTATTACAAAGTGGAAGCTTTCGATGCTTCGGGGCAATCCGTGAGTGGTTTATCTTCCGCATATCAGGTGCTTACGGAACAGCAGACCGCTGCCGATATAGCTACAGGCATTACGGCACTGGAACAGCCTTCCGCAGGTGCGAAGAAACTGAAGTTACCGGTAGTGCCGAAAGGTTTCACGGTGACGATCGCTTCCAGTTCGGTACCGTCTGTCATTCAAACTGATGGAACGATCGTCCCGCCATCAAAGGAAACAACGGTACTACTTGCGTTGGAAATTACTCGAACTTCTGACGAAAGTAAAGCTCTGACTGAGCCTTTGACGGTGAAGGTGCCCGCATCTGTGCCTTCCTCCGGAGGCAACCCTGGTTCGGGCGGTAATTCAGGTGGTAATCCATCAAATGGTTCTGGCTCAAGCAGCAATGGTGGGCAATCAGGAAGTGGTAGCCCAGGTGGGGAGAATCCTGCATCACAACCTGAGGCACAGAAGGATCGTTCTGTTCTGGAGTTGCAGGGTCAGTCTGACCAGAAGGGTGTAGTGCAGTCGAAAGTGGATGATCCCATGATTAAAGAGGCTTTTAAAGTTGCCCCTGCAACGGATGCGGGTCAGCGCTTGGTCGAACTTCGGCTGAAGCCAGTCTCGGGAGCAAATGCATATGAAGTGTCTCTGCCTGCCTCTGCGTTGTTGGATCAAGGTGAATCACATGTGTTCAACATCGTTACTGAGCTGGGGACGTTGGAGCTTCCTGCAACACTGTTAACCAAGGATGTGGTTGGTGATGGGACTACATCAATCCGATTGATGAGAACGGAGTTACCGCAAACGTTAGCAGGTCGGCTTGGCACGCAGCATGGGGTTCAACTTGAACTCCAACTGGATGGTAAGGCTTGGCCATCAGGAAGCGAATTGGTGCTTCGTCTGCCTTATCAATCATCGCCAAATGCTCAGCAGGATCGGATTGTAGCGTTTGCCATTGACGCGAACGGTGTGGCAACCCCGCTGCCGCAAAGTCATTATGATTCAAATACCGGGGAGATTGTATTTTCCGTAACGTCACTTACAGGGAATTATGCCGTTGTGTCTGTAGAGCAGACATTTGCAGATCTTTCAGAAGTGCAGTGGGCCGAGAAAGCGATGGAGGCATTGGCTGTCCGAGGCGTGATCGGTGCCGAGGTAAGCGGAGATTCCATCCAGTTGCATCCAAAACAGGAGATGACCCGCGGGCAATACGTGCAATGGCTGATGACAGCACTGGGCTTGAATACTGCTTCCGGGAATGCGTTCTCTGATGTAAACGAAAAAGCTTCGTACTATGAAGCAGTTACAGCTGCGCGTTCGCTCGGCATCACCGGTGGTACCGGTGACGGGCGCTTCTTGCCAGAGTCCACGATCACCCGTCAGGAAATGATGACGTTGACAGTGAGAGCTCTTGCAGCGGCTGGAATGGTTGACTCCGAGATAGATGCAACAGATAGTCTCACACGTTTCCGCGATGCTTCCGAGATTCGCTCCTATGCCCGGGATAGCGTGGCATTACTTGTGAATTTGGGCATCGCCAACGGGTACAACGGTGAGGTGAAACCTCTTGCCGAAGCGACCCGAGCTGAATCGGCTACGTTGCTACATGCGATGATGAGCAAACTCGTATGGAATAAGTGA
- a CDS encoding assimilatory sulfite reductase (NADPH) flavoprotein subunit: MELQVTNSPFNQEQVELLNRIIPTLTDGQRTWLSGYIAAIQASVTITAPANLVQAAPTTGIAPVSAAPVSREVTVLFGSQTGNSSGLSKKLAKKLEEQGLQVTLSSMGDFKPNGLKKIENLLIIVSTHGEGEPPDNAIPLHEFLNSKRAPKLEGLRYSVLALGDTSYEFFCQTGKDFDKRLQELGGTALVPRVDCDVDFDEAAAEWMNEVLASLSSTSAAAGTVTTEAVTAAVSGGESEYDRTNPFKSEVLENLNLNGRGSDRETRHIELSLEGSNLDYEPGDSLGVFPENHPRLVDELIAAMGWNADERVTVNKNGDQASVHEALLRYFEITAVTKPVVEQLAKLNPGSGLTALLADDSEFRTVMHSCDLLDLVQDYNLKGIPAGEFVAALRKIPARLYSIASSSKSFPDEVHLTVRTVRYEARGRERYGVCSVHLAERIEAGDTLPVYIQHNPNFKLPENPDTPIIMVGPGTGVAPFRSFLGEREETGAEGKTWLFYGDQHFATDFLYQTEWQRWLKDGVLTKMDVAFSRDTEQKVYVQHRMLEHSKELYQWLQEGASVYICGDEKKMAHDVHAALTTILEQEGGLSPEQAAEYLTRLQQDKRYQRDVY, from the coding sequence GTGGAACTTCAAGTGACAAACAGCCCTTTTAATCAAGAACAAGTTGAACTGCTTAATCGTATTATTCCTACGTTGACCGATGGACAACGGACATGGTTGAGTGGATATATTGCAGCAATCCAGGCAAGCGTGACAATAACGGCTCCGGCTAACCTGGTACAGGCTGCACCAACTACAGGTATTGCGCCTGTCAGTGCTGCGCCAGTGTCTAGGGAAGTGACCGTGCTCTTCGGTTCACAAACCGGGAATTCCAGTGGCCTATCGAAGAAGCTGGCCAAGAAACTTGAAGAGCAAGGTCTTCAGGTAACGTTATCATCGATGGGAGATTTCAAACCGAACGGACTCAAGAAAATTGAAAATCTCCTTATCATCGTCAGTACCCACGGCGAAGGTGAACCACCGGATAATGCGATTCCGCTGCATGAATTCCTGAACAGCAAACGAGCTCCGAAGCTCGAAGGACTTCGTTACTCGGTGTTGGCTCTCGGAGATACCTCCTATGAGTTCTTTTGTCAGACAGGTAAGGACTTCGATAAACGATTGCAGGAGTTGGGTGGTACAGCTCTTGTACCGCGCGTGGACTGTGATGTTGATTTTGATGAAGCAGCTGCAGAGTGGATGAATGAAGTACTGGCGTCATTAAGCAGCACATCAGCTGCTGCGGGCACAGTAACGACTGAAGCTGTTACTGCTGCGGTGAGCGGCGGGGAATCCGAATATGATCGCACGAATCCATTCAAGAGTGAAGTGTTGGAAAATCTCAATCTGAATGGCAGAGGCTCGGACCGTGAAACACGTCATATTGAGTTATCCTTGGAAGGGTCCAACCTGGATTACGAGCCTGGTGACAGCCTTGGGGTATTTCCTGAGAACCATCCGCGCCTTGTCGATGAATTGATTGCAGCTATGGGATGGAATGCCGATGAGCGCGTGACCGTGAACAAAAACGGCGATCAGGCATCTGTACACGAAGCGTTGCTGCGTTATTTCGAGATTACAGCCGTAACGAAACCAGTTGTGGAACAGCTGGCGAAGCTGAATCCGGGAAGTGGACTTACAGCCCTGCTTGCAGATGATTCCGAATTCCGTACAGTCATGCACAGTTGCGACCTGCTGGATCTGGTTCAGGATTATAATCTGAAAGGCATTCCTGCCGGAGAATTCGTAGCTGCTCTTCGCAAAATTCCGGCACGACTATACTCCATAGCGAGTAGTTCGAAGTCTTTCCCGGACGAAGTTCATCTCACCGTTCGTACGGTACGTTATGAAGCACGTGGCAGAGAGCGTTACGGTGTATGCTCAGTTCATTTGGCTGAGCGAATCGAAGCTGGCGACACTCTGCCTGTATATATACAACATAACCCGAATTTCAAGCTGCCTGAGAACCCGGACACGCCGATCATCATGGTTGGCCCAGGTACAGGTGTAGCGCCGTTCAGATCTTTCCTTGGTGAGCGTGAAGAAACTGGTGCCGAAGGCAAGACATGGCTGTTCTACGGAGATCAGCATTTCGCTACCGACTTCCTGTACCAGACTGAATGGCAGCGCTGGCTCAAAGATGGTGTGCTCACGAAGATGGATGTAGCCTTCTCCCGTGATACCGAACAGAAAGTGTATGTACAACATCGCATGCTGGAACACAGCAAAGAGTTGTACCAGTGGCTCCAGGAAGGTGCAAGCGTATATATCTGTGGTGACGAGAAAAAAATGGCACATGATGTGCATGCTGCGCTTACCACGATTCTTGAACAAGAAGGCGGCTTATCGCCTGAGCAGGCAGCGGAATATCTGACACGGTTGCAACAGGATAAACGTTATCAGCGGGACGTCTATTAA